The DNA segment CTAAATAGGGGTAATCAGAAATATTTTGACTGACTTCATTAAATATTTCTCTAGCTGCCCATCCAGTGCTTCCGATTGGAATCAATGCGACGTTGTTTTTTTTAGCAATTTCATACTCATCTAAAACCCCCCTTGCTATCTCAGGATTTTCATCTTTAAGTTTATTACCAAACATAAAGATAGCAATTCCAGATTGACTGATCATATCAGTTCGATATTTTTTCCATTTATCTTCTTTTGGGATAAGTCCGTTAATTGTTTGTGGAAAAGGCCTTAAAGAAAGATGTTCATCAATGTGTTTAAATTTACTAGACATAATTTCTTCTAATGCACCATTAACAACAGAAGAACCAATTCCTAAACCAAAACCTGAAATAACTTTATAATTCTTGCAAACTAGTTCTTTTGATAATAAATATGCTAAACTTTCACACTTCTCTTTAGTCCAAGGTTCTGAAAATATTGATGCACTACCAGAAATAAAAATATTTTTTCGGAGATATCCATTTTCAATTTCAGATAATAAGTTTGTAATTTCTGAATAACTATCTAAGGTAATAGCTTGTATACCATACCGTTGCAGATCCTCTATACGTAATTTCTGTTTAGCTTTTCGATACAAGAAGTCTTCTTGTATTTCTCCTTTTTCTTGTTTTACTTTTTCGAAAAAGCAATAATGATCACGAGTTGATTCCTTTAAGAGAACTCGAATTTGACCAAGAACATAATTTAGATTAGGATCTTCAAAACTAAACCCAATAAAAACAAATGTTTTCGACACTAAGTCACCTTGTAGTACGGTTCTAAAAAGAGGTCGTTCGTTTTCGTAAATCTCGTAATCATCTTTAGTTAAAACTGCTTGAGCAGGTAATTTCGAATCTCCATGCATTTTATAGACAACAGCATCTCTATCATAAATATTATCTGCTAATGACTGCTGTGTCATCTTTATATCAGCTTTTCTATCATTCAATTCTAGGCCTTTTTCTATAAGATCATCATAATTGGTGGTCCAATAAGTCGAAATAGGTAATCTAGTAATAATTTCGACATTTTCATTAATTTCTACTTCTTTATTAAATTCATTTAAAATTTTTG comes from the Carnobacterium sp. 17-4 genome and includes:
- a CDS encoding SIR2 family protein is translated as MKIATIEEFIREYTRAVSEGYAAVFAGAGLSRSSGYVSWKELVRPLAKDIGLNVDKEDDLIAVAQYYKNVRGNRSGINSKILNEFNKEVEINENVEIITRLPISTYWTTNYDDLIEKGLELNDRKADIKMTQQSLADNIYDRDAVVYKMHGDSKLPAQAVLTKDDYEIYENERPLFRTVLQGDLVSKTFVFIGFSFEDPNLNYVLGQIRVLLKESTRDHYCFFEKVKQEKGEIQEDFLYRKAKQKLRIEDLQRYGIQAITLDSYSEITNLLSEIENGYLRKNIFISGSASIFSEPWTKEKCESLAYLLSKELVCKNYKVISGFGLGIGSSVVNGALEEIMSSKFKHIDEHLSLRPFPQTINGLIPKEDKWKKYRTDMISQSGIAIFMFGNKLKDENPEIARGVLDEYEIAKKNNVALIPIGSTGWAAREIFNEVSQNISDYPYLEEHIDILSKSNDQTQLINTILKIIDSLQVF